Proteins encoded together in one Streptomyces sp. TLI_171 window:
- a CDS encoding SMI1/KNR4 family protein: MAEPFEFDEEDNGIDLESFDGFLTAEETTEWFRAWTGNAAVTGSQFRVFAQDGTGGYAAFWLVRDGRELADQPVVFLGSEGETGVVARDLADFLWLLAGGLGPGEAADEYRRSPDLPADGTRTAVAERFAPERRRPPLEIVESAGAEFPGFEAFVMELCE; encoded by the coding sequence ATGGCGGAGCCGTTCGAGTTCGACGAGGAGGACAACGGGATCGACCTGGAGTCCTTCGACGGGTTCCTGACGGCGGAGGAGACCACCGAGTGGTTCCGGGCCTGGACGGGGAACGCGGCGGTGACGGGGAGTCAGTTCCGGGTCTTCGCGCAGGACGGGACGGGTGGGTACGCGGCGTTCTGGCTGGTGCGGGACGGGCGGGAGCTGGCGGACCAGCCGGTGGTGTTCCTCGGGTCCGAGGGCGAGACCGGGGTGGTGGCGCGGGATCTCGCCGATTTCCTCTGGCTGCTGGCGGGCGGACTGGGCCCGGGCGAGGCGGCCGACGAGTACCGCCGCTCCCCCGACCTGCCGGCGGACGGGACCCGCACGGCCGTCGCGGAGCGCTTCGCGCCCGAACGCCGCCGTCCGCCGCTGGAGATCGTCGAGTCGGCGGGCGCGGAGTTCCCCGGCTTCGAGGCGTTCGTCATGGAGCTGTGCGAGTAG
- a CDS encoding SDR family NAD(P)-dependent oxidoreductase, translating to MDTSSAPHSSRTVVVTGAGTGIGRATARAFAAEGAHVLAVGRRADPLHETAAGHERIAPLVADVTGAGEPERIVRTARERHGRLDVLVNNAAIVRSGALGVLTPETIVPQIATNLIAPVLLAQAALPLLEATGGVIVNVSTSVGQRAWPGSSVYAATKTALELLTRSWAVELAPRGIRVVAVAPGAVDTPIGEHQGLTPERRAAVREWQLAHTPLGRIGRPEEVAWAITELASPAASFVTGIVLPVDGGAVVA from the coding sequence ATGGACACCAGCAGCGCACCGCACAGCAGCAGGACCGTCGTCGTCACCGGGGCCGGCACCGGGATCGGCCGGGCCACCGCCCGGGCCTTCGCGGCCGAGGGTGCCCACGTGCTGGCCGTCGGCCGGCGGGCCGACCCGCTCCACGAGACCGCGGCCGGCCACGAGCGGATCGCCCCGCTGGTCGCGGACGTCACCGGCGCGGGGGAGCCCGAGCGGATCGTCCGCACCGCTCGGGAGCGGCACGGCCGGTTGGACGTGCTGGTCAACAACGCCGCCATCGTGCGCAGCGGTGCGCTCGGCGTCCTCACGCCCGAGACGATCGTTCCGCAGATCGCCACCAATCTGATCGCACCCGTCCTGCTGGCCCAGGCCGCGCTGCCGCTGCTTGAGGCGACCGGCGGGGTGATCGTCAATGTGAGCACCTCGGTGGGGCAGCGGGCCTGGCCCGGCAGCTCGGTCTACGCGGCGACCAAGACCGCGCTGGAGCTGCTGACCCGCAGCTGGGCGGTCGAGCTGGCGCCCCGCGGCATCCGCGTGGTCGCCGTGGCACCCGGCGCCGTCGACACCCCGATCGGCGAGCACCAGGGCCTGACGCCGGAACGGCGGGCCGCAGTACGGGAATGGCAGCTGGCCCACACCCCGCTGGGTCGGATCGGCCGGCCCGAGGAGGTCGCCTGGGCCATCACCGAACTCGCCTCACCGGCTGCGTCGTTCGTCACCGGGATCGTGCTCCCGGTCGACGGCGGGGCGGTCGTGGCGTGA
- a CDS encoding MerR family transcriptional regulator: protein MRIGELAAATGASPRALRHYEQAGLIRSERAANGYRGYDARTVVRVRNIRHLLAAGLTLDDVQVFLPCLDGDVAAAPPSDRGLRVALDRLAVLNERIAAQTEVRDRLEAALRHRSATDRRP, encoded by the coding sequence GTGAGGATCGGCGAACTGGCCGCGGCGACCGGCGCGAGCCCGCGCGCGCTGCGGCACTACGAACAGGCCGGACTGATCCGCTCCGAGCGGGCCGCCAACGGCTACCGCGGGTACGACGCACGGACGGTGGTGCGGGTCCGCAATATCCGCCACCTGCTGGCCGCCGGGCTCACCCTCGACGACGTGCAGGTGTTCCTGCCCTGTCTGGACGGCGATGTCGCTGCCGCACCGCCCTCGGACAGGGGCCTGCGGGTCGCCCTGGACCGGCTGGCTGTCCTCAACGAGCGGATCGCTGCCCAGACCGAGGTCCGCGACCGGCTGGAGGCCGCACTCCGGCACCGGTCCGCGACCGACCGGCGGCCGTGA